One Gimesia aquarii DNA segment encodes these proteins:
- a CDS encoding DUF4339 domain-containing protein, translating into MALDSWYYKQSDETCGPISFEELFAMAHQGKLKPQMEIKNGESGNWFPAQEIGGLFDEDSDSSSSPIDEMPSLDEFSIVDSSYGVKEVEDLPSLDGFSIIEEEDKLSSELESQLPRFATLEAVRSKHQNIQWFCRILNQELGPMSADDLMQLLLDGELAPNDDVKSSEEPEWIPARTVVFLSSAGNNVDMLDSEDAESESTVEASTDTINEEQVAEIPSESTAANEPAKPPILKVRSRQKWFCKLGGMGYGPIEAHKIKLWAEQARIESTDLIKLGRKGEWFEAWQIEALQLKKPANPETVDEAATAEESKEQESKPAAEPVKEAVVTPAPPTMPASTHPATPPTPARPKPQIKVARSNPLEALGPLMKPEILGGAAAVIVLVAIFYFVPLGGLFGPGGHAELEKFQGVYKEFLALQQKNASESEYSSFKSKTKTELTPVIEELETSASSDRPHLQHLLWAGRDYLYPMIDNANKEENRDQEKFEKHLKESERILNK; encoded by the coding sequence ATGGCATTGGATAGCTGGTATTATAAGCAATCAGACGAAACTTGTGGGCCAATTTCATTTGAAGAATTATTTGCCATGGCACATCAAGGCAAATTAAAACCTCAAATGGAGATAAAGAATGGAGAGTCTGGGAACTGGTTTCCTGCACAGGAAATCGGTGGATTATTTGACGAAGATTCTGATAGTTCTTCCTCACCAATCGATGAGATGCCTTCACTTGATGAGTTTTCCATTGTTGACTCTTCCTATGGGGTTAAGGAAGTGGAAGATCTTCCCAGCCTGGATGGATTTTCGATTATTGAAGAAGAAGACAAACTCTCTTCTGAACTCGAATCACAGCTCCCTCGTTTTGCCACACTCGAAGCTGTCAGAAGCAAGCATCAAAACATTCAGTGGTTTTGCCGAATTCTGAATCAAGAATTGGGACCCATGTCTGCAGATGACCTGATGCAACTTCTACTTGATGGTGAGCTAGCGCCGAATGATGATGTTAAATCTTCGGAAGAGCCAGAATGGATTCCTGCGCGGACTGTCGTCTTCCTAAGTTCCGCTGGTAATAATGTAGATATGTTAGACTCGGAAGATGCGGAATCCGAGAGTACGGTCGAAGCATCAACTGATACTATCAATGAAGAACAAGTTGCAGAAATACCTTCAGAATCAACTGCAGCTAACGAGCCAGCCAAACCGCCGATTCTCAAAGTACGTTCGCGACAAAAATGGTTCTGTAAACTGGGAGGGATGGGATACGGCCCCATTGAAGCCCATAAGATAAAATTGTGGGCAGAGCAAGCTCGCATCGAGTCGACGGACTTAATCAAACTAGGTCGAAAAGGCGAGTGGTTTGAGGCTTGGCAAATTGAAGCACTGCAATTGAAAAAACCAGCAAATCCAGAAACGGTTGATGAAGCGGCAACTGCTGAAGAATCGAAAGAGCAGGAATCTAAACCGGCTGCAGAGCCGGTGAAAGAAGCGGTGGTGACTCCCGCTCCTCCGACAATGCCAGCAAGCACGCATCCTGCGACACCTCCAACTCCCGCACGTCCGAAACCGCAGATCAAAGTTGCGCGATCCAACCCACTTGAAGCATTAGGCCCACTGATGAAGCCAGAGATTCTCGGTGGTGCGGCGGCTGTGATCGTTTTGGTGGCTATATTCTACTTTGTACCCCTTGGTGGTTTGTTTGGACCGGGTGGGCATGCAGAACTAGAAAAATTTCAGGGTGTATACAAAGAATTTCTTGCGCTTCAACAGAAGAACGCCAGTGAATCTGAATATAGTAGCTTCAAAAGTAAAACGAAGACGGAACTGACACCGGTTATTGAGGAACTAGAAACAAGCGCAAGTTCTGATCGCCCGCATTTGCAACACTTACTCTGGGCGGGGAGAGATTATCTGTATCCTATGATTGATAATGCAAACAAAGAAGAGAATCGTGATCAGGAAAAATTTGAAAAGCATCTTAAGGAGTCGGAACGTATATTAAATAAATAG
- a CDS encoding ribonuclease D has protein sequence MSNPLIVQQSEFLALCDQILDAGIVAFDTEFVSEFTYRPELSLLQFALNGHTVAVDPYQVKDLSPWWDIMTNESTTVVVHGGREEVRFCRHFSGSKPNKLIDLQIAEGLRSRSFPISYTALVARVLNEKAGSKETRTDWRRRPLTQQQIKYALDDVKYVLKIWRIQEKELRDLGRVEWAEAEFQRMIDEVNSEFHRENWRRLSGLHKLKPRELAIIRELFDWRDEVAQEKDQPARRILRDDLLIELARRKPATTQDLIATRDLNRKNMFKLAPEVVERIAKAQQIPNDKLPKLVENPNTQQNQDEQVIGKLLGIALANRCAEMNVSQTLVGTSADLRHLVRYHVYREHSEEKPRLMAGWRADVCGELLTDVLDGKISMRVADLESDHPLHFERQD, from the coding sequence ATGTCGAACCCTCTCATAGTTCAGCAGTCTGAGTTTCTCGCGTTATGCGATCAAATTTTGGACGCAGGCATCGTTGCATTTGATACAGAGTTTGTTTCAGAGTTTACCTATCGTCCAGAACTCTCTCTGTTACAGTTTGCCTTGAATGGTCATACCGTTGCCGTCGATCCTTACCAGGTAAAAGATTTATCCCCCTGGTGGGATATTATGACGAACGAGTCTACGACAGTGGTCGTACATGGCGGACGTGAAGAGGTTCGATTTTGTCGACATTTTTCCGGGAGCAAGCCAAACAAGCTGATTGACTTACAAATTGCCGAGGGATTGAGATCTCGAAGCTTTCCCATTTCTTACACAGCATTAGTTGCGCGCGTACTCAATGAAAAAGCAGGAAGTAAAGAGACTCGCACAGACTGGCGCCGTAGACCGCTCACACAGCAGCAAATTAAATACGCCTTAGACGATGTAAAGTATGTACTGAAGATCTGGAGAATACAGGAAAAGGAATTAAGGGATCTGGGTCGAGTTGAGTGGGCAGAAGCCGAGTTTCAGCGGATGATCGATGAAGTGAATTCCGAATTCCACCGTGAAAACTGGCGGCGCCTTTCTGGACTTCATAAATTAAAGCCTCGCGAACTGGCCATCATCCGGGAATTATTTGATTGGCGAGATGAAGTGGCTCAGGAAAAAGATCAACCCGCACGCAGAATCTTGCGCGACGATCTATTAATCGAGTTGGCCCGTCGGAAACCAGCCACAACTCAGGATCTGATTGCCACTCGTGATTTAAATCGTAAAAACATGTTCAAACTGGCCCCAGAAGTCGTAGAACGTATCGCCAAGGCACAGCAGATCCCCAATGATAAGCTTCCTAAACTTGTGGAGAATCCGAATACTCAGCAAAATCAAGATGAACAAGTTATCGGAAAGCTATTGGGTATTGCTTTGGCAAATCGTTGTGCAGAGATGAATGTTTCTCAAACACTCGTCGGAACCTCAGCCGACTTAAGACACCTTGTTCGCTATCATGTCTATCGGGAACATAGTGAGGAAAAACCACGTTTGATGGCTGGTTGGCGCGCTGATGTCTGTGGCGAGCTACTGACAGACGTGCTCGACGGTAAAATTTCCATGCGTGTTGCAGATCTTGAATCTGATCATCCTTTGCATTTTGAACGACAAGATTAA
- a CDS encoding flagellar motor protein MotB produces the protein MEDDGPPGVPEWVVTYGDMMSLLLTFFIMLVSLSEIVNDEKYRSILESIQKYTGYRTGPVAPPGKYFPMNSLVEQMSLLGAYTDSPERGRGGIKTRSIQGKDVRVYRTREGVPLRVGKQLFYNQTEIKLNQQRKEKLDEIVPELAGKPNKIELRSHTSTEALPADSPIKDKLVLTYDRGRHVMAYLIQKGIAPKRIRITAAADYEPPHKFGDEKSEQMDRLDVLLLDAFVEDYVGPRK, from the coding sequence ATGGAAGATGATGGTCCACCGGGAGTTCCGGAATGGGTGGTCACTTATGGTGACATGATGTCACTACTTTTGACTTTTTTCATCATGTTGGTTTCTCTGAGCGAAATCGTCAACGATGAAAAGTATCGGTCCATTCTGGAATCCATTCAGAAATACACCGGTTACCGTACGGGGCCCGTGGCACCCCCTGGCAAGTATTTTCCGATGAACTCGCTTGTTGAACAAATGAGCCTGTTAGGTGCCTATACGGATAGCCCAGAGAGAGGACGAGGCGGTATCAAGACGCGTTCCATTCAAGGAAAAGATGTCAGAGTGTACCGAACACGAGAGGGTGTTCCTCTCAGAGTCGGAAAACAACTCTTTTATAACCAGACTGAGATTAAACTGAATCAGCAGCGTAAAGAAAAGTTAGATGAAATTGTCCCAGAGCTGGCTGGTAAACCAAATAAAATTGAATTGAGGTCTCACACTTCAACAGAAGCGCTGCCAGCGGATTCGCCAATAAAAGATAAACTTGTATTAACGTATGACCGTGGTCGTCATGTGATGGCGTACTTGATTCAGAAAGGGATTGCCCCAAAACGGATCAGAATCACCGCCGCTGCCGACTATGAACCACCGCACAAGTTTGGTGATGAAAAGTCAGAACAAATGGATCGGCTGGATGTTTTACTGCTGGATGCCTTTGTTGAAGATTATGTCGGCCCCAGAAAATAA
- the eno gene encoding phosphopyruvate hydratase, which translates to MSIAISSVHAREILDSRGNPTVEVDIELEDGTVGRAAVPSGASTGMHEACELRDTEQKDRYLGKGVQQAVQNVNTEIADVLVDLDACDQLLIDRVMLDLDGTENKSRLGANAILACSLASAHAAAHASDLPLFRYLGGVGANRLPAPMMNIINGGEHASNGIDLQEFMVMPLGFDNFSDSLRCGTEIFHSLKKVLSSKGLSTAVGDEGGFAPDLPNSEDAIDVILTAIEQAGYKAGDQVKIALDAASTEFYNAETGIYTVEGREFDSAGMVDFLAGWVEKYPICSIEDGLAEDDWDGWKALTTRLGDKVQLVGDDLFVTNPKRLQRGIDEGVANSILVKVNQIGTLSETIEAVQLAGRNGYTAVMSHRSGETEDTTIADLAVALCTGQIKTGSASRTDRICKYNQLLRIEEILGAEATFGGTIS; encoded by the coding sequence ATGAGTATTGCCATTAGTTCCGTTCATGCCCGTGAAATTCTTGACAGCCGCGGGAATCCCACAGTTGAAGTGGATATTGAGTTGGAAGATGGAACTGTAGGTCGGGCTGCCGTCCCCAGCGGAGCCAGCACGGGAATGCATGAAGCCTGTGAATTGCGTGATACGGAGCAAAAAGACCGATATCTCGGCAAGGGTGTTCAACAAGCAGTCCAGAATGTAAACACAGAGATTGCGGACGTGCTTGTCGATTTGGATGCTTGTGATCAATTACTGATTGACCGAGTGATGTTAGATCTGGATGGCACTGAAAACAAATCTCGCTTAGGAGCTAATGCAATTCTAGCGTGTTCATTAGCCTCCGCCCATGCCGCTGCACATGCTTCTGATCTACCATTGTTCCGTTATCTGGGTGGAGTCGGTGCAAATCGGCTACCTGCTCCGATGATGAATATTATTAACGGTGGTGAGCACGCCAGCAATGGAATTGACCTGCAGGAATTTATGGTGATGCCACTGGGTTTTGACAACTTCAGTGACTCGTTGCGTTGTGGAACGGAAATTTTTCACTCTTTGAAAAAAGTACTTTCCTCAAAAGGGCTGAGTACAGCCGTCGGAGACGAAGGAGGATTTGCACCTGATCTCCCTAACAGTGAAGACGCAATCGATGTTATTTTAACAGCAATCGAACAAGCGGGTTATAAAGCCGGCGATCAGGTGAAGATTGCCTTGGATGCTGCATCGACTGAGTTCTATAACGCCGAAACGGGAATCTATACTGTGGAAGGGCGAGAATTCGATTCCGCAGGCATGGTTGACTTCCTGGCTGGATGGGTTGAGAAATATCCGATCTGTTCTATTGAAGATGGTTTGGCAGAAGACGACTGGGATGGTTGGAAAGCTTTGACAACTCGTCTGGGCGACAAAGTCCAACTGGTAGGCGATGACTTGTTTGTAACGAATCCCAAACGATTACAGAGGGGTATCGATGAGGGAGTTGCTAATAGTATTCTGGTTAAAGTCAATCAGATTGGAACGCTGTCTGAAACAATCGAAGCCGTTCAGTTAGCGGGTCGAAATGGTTACACAGCTGTAATGAGTCACCGTTCTGGCGAAACTGAAGACACGACGATCGCGGATCTCGCCGTGGCTTTGTGCACCGGTCAAATCAAAACAGGTTCTGCAAGTCGAACAGATCGTATTTGTAAGTACAATCAATTACTGAGAATCGAAGAAATTCTGGGAGCTGAGGCCACATTTGGTGGAACAATTTCCTGA